In a genomic window of Deltaproteobacteria bacterium:
- a CDS encoding tetratricopeptide repeat protein encodes MCFDVVLKWRVLLAVSGIIVFVLLSGCHSLPQPQSTPPAEERWVCPEFADLPMRQDRMAEAISNHLKVLASDPDNALAYYHLGYCWGRIGDHQEEVVAYLRAVDLGLQREDLYYNLGMAWAELGAYDRAEQALEKAVAMAPDNGENHRALGMVYFRQHYFAEAVEACRRATELEPAAPESWHCLALSLAAAGEVEQARRALERLLQLEGNYPLEKALRDLRTPAGERH; translated from the coding sequence ATGTGCTTTGATGTCGTCTTGAAATGGAGAGTTTTGCTGGCTGTCAGCGGCATAATTGTCTTTGTGCTCCTCTCAGGCTGCCACAGTTTACCGCAGCCGCAGTCGACGCCTCCGGCAGAAGAGAGATGGGTGTGCCCGGAGTTTGCTGATCTTCCCATGCGCCAGGATAGAATGGCAGAAGCGATCAGCAACCACTTGAAAGTGTTGGCCTCGGACCCTGATAATGCTCTTGCTTACTATCATCTTGGCTACTGCTGGGGCCGAATTGGAGATCACCAGGAGGAAGTTGTCGCCTATCTGCGGGCAGTTGATCTTGGACTGCAAAGGGAAGATCTCTACTACAATCTCGGCATGGCCTGGGCAGAACTGGGAGCTTACGACCGCGCCGAGCAGGCTCTCGAGAAGGCTGTTGCCATGGCGCCTGACAACGGAGAGAATCATCGCGCCCTGGGCATGGTGTATTTTCGGCAGCATTATTTTGCCGAGGCCGTTGAAGCATGTAGGCGGGCTACTGAACTGGAGCCTGCTGCTCCAGAAAGCTGGCACTGTCTGGCCCTCTCTCTGGCCGCTGCAGGAGAAGTCGAGCAGGCGCGCCGCGCCCTGGAACGGCTGCTGCAGTTGGAAGGCAACTACCCTTTAGAAAAGGCGCTTCGCGATCTGCGGACTCCCGCAGGAGAAAGGCACTGA
- a CDS encoding sensor histidine kinase — MDDMAHIFARVEEKKQDYVRYGFSRLQDSALKTFFDLAQEFDLLEDLYRVCVVVPKSYFSLSTGLYLFDRNRENMVLVCTSEKGFLGEPDKLAPAELQPRDESFLQDNSLYTPIRGKVVSASSDREMPEHELLGMLEIQPGNRLSEKEKFYFQKYANRIGYALSNKFLSQRNIEHLKFINALVADIEHNVIVPNMVYRLFLRRLEAKIKKNQELEGVLAELLAGATEVDQAKRQRVMAELEEVNRGLNEEFSNIDKHYRNISLFLESLFRKSHFQEGRFIPRTRRCNFKKEIIDPQLERFESRFQARGITIDSQPGGVPDEAIEAVVDVGLISQVFANLLSNALKYTRTVQDKDGKARKFITFGREILKDYFGPGKDGIKFNVFSSGPHISPEERERVFEEGYRGSDSGGEPGTGHGLSFVKKVVEIHGGVAGYEPQELGNNFYIILPK; from the coding sequence ATGGACGATATGGCACACATATTTGCCAGGGTTGAAGAGAAAAAGCAGGACTATGTCCGCTATGGCTTCAGCCGCCTCCAGGACAGCGCCCTCAAAACCTTCTTTGATCTCGCCCAGGAGTTCGATCTGCTGGAGGACCTTTATAGAGTCTGTGTGGTTGTGCCCAAATCATACTTTTCCCTCAGCACAGGGCTCTATCTATTCGACCGCAATAGAGAAAACATGGTGCTGGTCTGCACCAGTGAAAAGGGATTTCTCGGAGAGCCAGACAAGCTGGCTCCAGCCGAGCTGCAACCCCGCGACGAGAGCTTTCTGCAGGACAATTCCCTCTATACCCCCATCCGCGGCAAAGTGGTTTCTGCCAGCAGCGACAGGGAGATGCCCGAGCACGAACTCCTCGGTATGCTGGAGATACAACCAGGCAACCGCTTGTCGGAAAAGGAGAAATTCTACTTTCAAAAATATGCCAATCGCATTGGCTATGCCCTTTCCAATAAATTTCTCAGCCAGCGCAACATAGAGCACCTCAAATTTATTAACGCCCTGGTAGCCGACATTGAGCACAATGTCATAGTGCCAAACATGGTTTATCGGTTGTTCCTGCGTCGGTTGGAGGCAAAGATCAAGAAGAACCAGGAGCTGGAAGGAGTGTTGGCCGAGTTGCTTGCCGGGGCCACTGAAGTAGACCAGGCAAAGCGTCAGAGGGTAATGGCAGAACTGGAAGAGGTGAATCGCGGTTTGAACGAGGAATTTAGCAACATTGACAAGCACTATCGCAATATCAGCCTTTTTCTGGAGAGCCTGTTTCGGAAGAGCCACTTTCAGGAAGGCCGCTTCATTCCCCGCACCAGAAGGTGCAATTTCAAAAAGGAGATCATAGACCCGCAGCTGGAACGTTTTGAAAGCCGTTTTCAGGCCAGGGGCATCACCATCGACAGTCAACCCGGCGGGGTGCCGGATGAGGCCATCGAGGCCGTTGTGGATGTGGGCCTCATTTCCCAGGTGTTTGCCAATTTGCTCTCCAACGCCCTGAAGTACACCAGAACCGTGCAGGACAAGGACGGCAAAGCAAGAAAGTTCATTACATTTGGTCGTGAGATTCTCAAAGACTACTTTGGGCCAGGTAAAGACGGCATAAAGTTCAATGTCTTCAGCAGCGGACCGCACATCAGCCCGGAAGAGCGTGAGCGCGTGTTCGAGGAGGGCTACCGCGGCAGCGACTCGGGTGGAGAGCCGGGTACAGGTCATGGCCTCAGTTTTGTGAAGAAGGTTGTGGAAATCCACGGCGGAGTCGCCGGGTACGAACCACAAGAATTGGGAAACAATTTCTATATCATCCTGCCAAAGTAA